gaaaaaatatagctaaaatttaatcattcattatatgtatttataatggTATATATTTAGCTTTCTTAAGTTTGAAGGATATACATAATCACAAATAGATATATACTAAATAACTTTgcaattataaattttactaCAAAGTctaatcatatatattatataagaaTTAATTAGTGTGAATATTGGGTTTcctacattattttattattaatataattaatattggtatatagtaaataaaattggatAACAATAAAGTATGTTTGgcttaatatatttatgttgtttttacatatataatccttatattttttattttacaatttaaagaaaaaaaataaaaaaattgacatcatacatgcatatatacatatatataatatatacgtgatatatggaaaaaccattttataaacattaaattaataagctgtatatataacttaTTATATAGTCATTTTATGGCATATGCTTCATATCCCTTTAGTATACTAATATTTCCATCGcgcataaaaaaaaagcaaattCAATTTAAACctattttacatatatatatcctaccaatattttattttttcaagatatttgtgtatatttaattttttttaataacttttttaaaaaaaatacaaaaaaacataaaagtTTAAGTCaacacatttatattaatatgtaatattatatactatataaataaggttatatattttatacgttgtgttaatatatttaagtgATACTTTTTTGAAATACCGTTTTTACCatttgatattttaaacttaaatttgtaataaacaaaaaaaagaaaaaaaaaagcaaaaaaatatatatgaaaaattacaaaatcAAACTATGGTTAAAAGTAGCATTGATCCATCCTTATATTTTGgccatataataaatataaaaacatcaAGTGGTGATAAGTTTGAAGGAGAATTATATTGCTATGATACATgttcaaattttattatattgaaggatgataataaaaatggtacAGCAAATTTCTACATAATTAGGACATATACTATTGTGGATgtagaaataaaagaaaagttAAAAGTATTATATGAAGTGTTACcaaaaattgataaaactattgttgaaaaaattgaaaaaaaatcaatagaaaattttgaaaaaaaaaagtcaAGGATTGGTATTAGGGTTACACATGAAGCTCAGGAGTTGTTTGACTTTATATGGAAAACGTAAGACaacaattataaaataagcaaatataataaatatacattataaCCACTAcattatgtacatataatcATAAcctttaattattaaaaaaaaaacaatgcttatacaaattagtattatatacatacatatgcaCACTTGTTCATGCTTTAAAAATAGGCATCCAGACTGCACATGGAGTAATAGAGATATTCTAGTCCTAAATGGTGAGGTCAGAATTAAGCATCCCTATGGTCCCGATGATTGCACagcaaaaaatgaaaaattaagagAGCGTTTCATCACAGTggtaattataaataagtataatattatttacatgttcatataatttaatgtttatttctattgacactattttttattttcaaacatTTTAGATATCACGATTTCGCCAAAAGAAAGCCATGGCTAATAAGTGATAAAGAAAGTTATATGGATCTCAAatcaaatgataataaattaaaccAACTTTTAACATAGATCCTTTTATAGTTAGACTGCCTTgaaaatga
The nucleotide sequence above comes from Plasmodium vinckei vinckei genome assembly, chromosome: PVVCY_01. Encoded proteins:
- a CDS encoding lsm12, putative translates to MVKSSIDPSLYFGHIINIKTSSGDKFEGELYCYDTCSNFIILKDDNKNGTANFYIIRTYTIVDVEIKEKLKVLYEVLPKIDKTIVEKIEKKSIENFEKKKSRIGIRVTHEAQELFDFIWKTHPDCTWSNRDILVLNGEVRIKHPYGPDDCTAKNEKLRERFITVVIINKYHDFAKRKPWLISDKESYMDLKSNDNKLNQLLT